GTAGCCAAAGGAATGAGAGAGCTCTAACCAGATGGAACACTGGAACATTCCAGTGGACCCTGGACCATCCCAGGAAAACTGGAACATAGGAGCGTCCTACCATGATGGAAGTGTTCAGTTTATAACAGTGAGACTCCTGTGACCCTTTCATTCACCCCTGGGACCTCAATTTATTCCAAGATCTTTCCAAATACCCAAATGTCCCTGCAAGCCCGTTAGATAATTCCCTATGCTACCCTTAATGACATACGGTGACCACATAGTGTGAGAATTTCCAACAAGCCTCAAACTCCCTTGAGCCTCCCCAGTACTTATTAAGGCATCCAAAATGTTCCCGTGAACTACCCCACAAAATGCCTAAAACTAAAAACACCCAAAAATATCTCCCCCAATGTCCTGAGACATGAACCCAAATAGAGACCCACAATAAACTCGTGACTTGTCCCCTCATCATGCCGTTTAATCCCTCAAACATCCCCTGAGTCCCTCGATAACCACCAACCCACACTCAGAGACCATGAGCTGCGGAAACGCCTCCCTGGGACCTGGGCCGCTCTTAGCACTGCTCCAGGGACACCATCCCCACCCTGTGCTGTTCACAGGACATCCTCTCCCAAGCATCCACAACACTGGGCGGGCAGGGTGCACAGCGCATTTATTGAGCTCGGACTCTTCTTGTCCTTGCCTCCATCGCCCATCCAGGAGGGCACCGGGCTCCCCGCGACACCTCCCGCCGTCCCTCCTTGTGCCCCGCGCACGCGCAAGAGGCGCAAGAGGCACAGCGCGCCTGGCGGCCGCACGCATGCGCACAAGCAGCAAAGGGGAACCCGCCCAGCGCTGAGTTGGCTTTGAGGTTGGTGCTTTTCCAGGAAAGCGATTGGCTGCATGGAGTTTAGAATGGGAAAGGAATGCCATCGACTCCTCAGTGCTTTCAGAGGGACCAGCGGGGGTGGGAGCGGGTTGAGAGGGGACTTCCGGACCTCATGGAGCTCTGCAGGTGATGTCCACCTCGACTCCATGCAGTGCACCAGCCTGCACCCCCAGGTTGCCTTTGATGGGGAATCTGTCCCAGCCGAGATGTCCAGATGTTGCTTTAGACCTGAAGGGCAGCTCGGGAGGTCCAATAGGCTGTGACCCTCTATGTCACCCCATGGGTGCAGATCCTTTAAGAAGTGGGCTTAAGGCCTAGACGTATGGCTGATGAACGTGGCCCATGGTCAGCAGCTCACAGGTGGCCATCACCCAAAGTGGGGCCAGGAGCCAGACAAGGGGCCATCCCGGGGCCCCAGCCATGCCCAGAGTCCTGTTGGTGGTGTCAGGCACTGAGGTCAATCTCGTGATGCTGGTAGATCTGTGTGGGGCCCTTAAAGCAAGCAGCAAAGAGGAAGCGTCTGCCGGCCATAGTGATGTGGGCGAAGGCACGGGGGGCCACCAGGGCCGGGGGCCCCAGCTCCTGCAGCGGCTCCAGGAGCCCCTTGTCAGGCTCAAGACGGAGGACCTGACTGAAGGCAAAGTCGCTGCCCAGGATGGCCAGCTGGTCCCTGGCGATGAGCAGTGGCTGGAAGACGTGGGCACCGCGCGAGGGAAGTTGCTGCAGCAGACGAAACATGGAGCCGTCCCAGCGCATGACCTGTGGGGGTGTGGCCAGTGAGGGCCTGGGGTCCTGGGGGTCTCTGGGGGCCCTGGAAGAGCTTGGAAGCTGAAGCTTGTCGGTCCCGAAACTCCCATAGCTTTCTTATCTTCCTAAAGGTCACCACCCAGCTGTTCGGCCACACACACGGAGTTGTTCTGAGCCCTTCTCTTGCCCTGACACCCCACACAGAAGCACTCAGCCATAGACTCTGTCAGTTTCACCTACTGTAGTTGTACATTTCTCCCACCACCTCTGGCCGAACTCCATCCCCTCCCGAATGGACCATCCTGGTAACCTCTTCCCTGGTCTCTAGgttcctctccctgctcccccaGTCTCTTCCCCACCCAGAGACCTTGTGAACACCTAAGTCAGATCAGGGCCCTTCCAGGCTCAGAACCCTCCCCTGCCTGCACCTCACTCCAGAAACAGAGTGGGCAGGGCTTAACCCCAGCATCAGCCTTGGGGGCTCAGTGTCAGGGTGGGGACAGGTGTGGCTGTGGTGAAGTGTGGAATGCATCCGAGTCACAGAGCCAGCATCTGGGGGTAGAATCAGGATGTTGGGGCCAGTGTCAGTGTTGGGGACTGGGGAGTGGTTTAGGGTCAGTCTGCCTTGAGGGGGTCAGAGTCTTGGCATCAATGTGGGGTGGGGTCCTGGTTCAAAGGTCAGCATGTGAGGCTAGGTCAGAATTTAGAGGCTTAGTATGCAAGATTGGGTCGGTGCTGAAAAGCCAGCCCTCGATAAGAGTCAGCTGTAGCATCAGGCCTGGCTGTGCATCCCCCGCCCCCAGGCCCAGCCTCACCATGGAGTCCCCAATGTAGCGTGTGAGGCACAGGAACACGTCCCCACCAGCCTGGAAGTGGCGTGTGGCATAGACATCCTCGGCCTCAGGGATGTCTGTGCGTCTCTCGAAGCGGCCACCGGTCCAGTGGAAGAGCACGGGCCGCTGGGAAGCCGAGGCCAGCAGCAGATGGGGCCGGCCGTCCAGTTCCAGGGCCTCAGCGTCCGTGTCCCTGTGCCAGGCGTGCAGACTCTGGTGCGGGTAAAAGCCGGGCCCGTCGCGGCACAGCAGCGTGGTGCTGCCTGCCTTGGAGGCGTCGGCCACCACGAAGCAGGGCTGCCCTTCCAGCCACAGGAGCTCGGCGTCATTGGGCCGCAGCAGCCGCCGCGGGGCCAGGGTCTGCGTTGGGGCCAGGCGCAGGCCGGGACTGGGCCGGGCCCACAGCTGTGAGCCCCCCCACAGGCGGGCGGCCAGCACGAAGAGGCTCGGGCCCAGCACCAGTGGCTTGCAGGACACCACGGAGGGCgctgtggggaggtggggaggcaggTCAGGCCGGCCAGGCAGGATGCTGGACAGGCAGAAGGACGGGGAGGGGCTCACCGGGCAGCTCTTCCTCGGGCCGAAAGCGCTGCAGGCTGTAGTCCCAGGAGAGGATCAGGCAGCGGCCGGCGAAGGGCTGTGCCAGCACAATGTGAGGCTCGCCTTCGTAGGAGAAGGGCTCTACGCTCAGGGCCGACTCCCCCACCGTCTGGAACCAGGACAGCTCTGCGGATGGAGGACAGAGTCAGGCAGGCCCCAGGGCACCCAGGGTCCTcattgctgagcctcagtttgcctaCATCTCTGAAATGGGGGCCATTCATGTACTCCCCTCATAGGGACATAGAACTGGAATCTTGATCTGTAgatgtttgtttggtttgtgggggggtggggattttgttttgttttgagacagagtcccactgtgtctcccaggctggagtgcagtggcacaatcatagctcagtgcagcctccaccttccaggctcaagcgatcctcctgcctcagcctcttgagctgctgagactacaggtgtgtgctaccatgcctggctaattttttaattttttgcagagatgacgtcttgctatgttgcccaggctggtctggaattcctgggttcaagagatcctcctgccttgacctcccaaagtgatgggattacaggcatgagctacatccacctcctgggttcaaacaattctacttcctcagcctcccaaatagctggaattacaggcacccgccgccatgcccagctaatttttgtattattagtagagacggggtttcactgtgttggccagggttgtctcgaactcctgacctcgtgatccgcccacctcggcctcccgacgtgctgggattacaggcgtgagccactgtgcccggccaataagcCTTATTTTCTAAGCTGTGTGGCATCACCAAATAATCCCTTAGAAAAAGCATCTCGATTAATTCATTTAACTTCACAACATCCCTATGAGGTACATTCTGTTATGATCTCCCCTTCGCAGATGAGAAAACGAAGGCTAAATGGCACAGGCAGCCAGTTATCCAACAAAACCCATCCCTCCCACCTTCCAGGAGAGAGGATTGGAATTGGTCACTAGGCCGCCCAGCTAGAGGCTGCATTATCCCGGGACCCCCATTCACCGCCCTCCCTGAAAGTTAGATGTGGCTGTTTTGAGACCGAGTGACCAATGGAACAAGGGCAGATGTGATGAGTGTAATGAGCCACACCACACCTGGAAAGAGCTTGTCCCGACTTGGTCTCCTTTCCCACCACGTGGGTGTGCCACAACCTGGTTTCCAGCATGAAAGCAAGGACGATGCCCAGGGGCTGCCCCACGCACCTGGACAGCTCACTCCAGATCCCTCTGTCCTTAATTCATGGTATTTTAAGAGTTTGTGACAACGGGTTGGCTTTCATGGTCACTGGGGCACCAAGGCTGCTCTGCTTGTTAGT
The sequence above is drawn from the Macaca thibetana thibetana isolate TM-01 chromosome 19, ASM2454274v1, whole genome shotgun sequence genome and encodes:
- the LGI4 gene encoding leucine-rich repeat LGI family member 4; its protein translation is MGGAGILLLLLAGAEVVVAWRPPKGKCPLRCSCSKDSALCEGSPDLPVSFSPNLLSLSFVRTGVTQLKAGSFLRIPSLHLLLFTSNSFSVIEDDAFAGLSHLQYLFIEDNEIGSISKNALRGLRSLTHLSLANNHLEALPRFLFRGLETLTHLDLRGNPFQCDCRVLWLLQWMPTVNASVGTGACAGPTALSHMQLRHLDPETFKCRAIELSWFQTVGESALSVEPFSYEGEPHIVLAQPFAGRCLILSWDYSLQRFRPEEELPAPSVVSCKPLVLGPSLFVLAARLWGGSQLWARPSPGLRLAPTQTLAPRRLLRPNDAELLWLEGQPCFVVADASKAGSTTLLCRDGPGFYPHQSLHAWHRDTDAEALELDGRPHLLLASASQRPVLFHWTGGRFERRTDIPEAEDVYATRHFQAGGDVFLCLTRYIGDSMVMRWDGSMFRLLQQLPSRGAHVFQPLLIARDQLAILGSDFAFSQVLRLEPDKGLLEPLQELGPPALVAPRAFAHITMAGRRFLFAACFKGPTQIYQHHEIDLSA